The following proteins are co-located in the Pseudarthrobacter siccitolerans genome:
- a CDS encoding SixA phosphatase family protein: MSEHHLRRLVIMRHSKADWPGGVADHDRPLEERGHREAPLAGRWLLKHKIVPDFILCSSALRTRQTCTWVCSELGDKAPTPKLEDGLYAASALRMLAVVNHVPDTVTTLMLIAHLPGVQDLAMHLASRDSDHDAYMDAATRYPTSALTVLETEKSWAELDGQDARITKFKVPRAH, from the coding sequence ATGAGTGAGCACCATCTTCGACGCCTTGTGATCATGCGCCATTCAAAGGCGGATTGGCCGGGTGGGGTGGCTGACCATGATCGTCCGCTGGAAGAACGCGGCCACCGTGAGGCACCGTTGGCCGGGCGGTGGCTCCTCAAACACAAGATCGTGCCCGACTTCATCCTGTGCTCCAGCGCCCTTCGCACCCGGCAGACCTGCACCTGGGTGTGCTCGGAACTGGGGGATAAAGCGCCCACGCCCAAGCTGGAAGACGGCCTTTACGCAGCCTCCGCGCTCCGCATGCTCGCCGTGGTCAACCACGTCCCGGACACGGTCACAACACTCATGCTGATTGCGCACCTGCCCGGCGTGCAGGATCTTGCCATGCACCTGGCCTCACGCGACTCCGACCACGACGCCTACATGGACGCCGCCACGAGATACCCCACCAGCGCCCTCACCGTCCTCGAAACCGAGAAATCGTGGGCGGAACTGGACGGACAGGACGCTCGGATCACCAAATTCAAGGTCCCGCGGGCGCACTAA